In one window of Henckelia pumila isolate YLH828 chromosome 1, ASM3356847v2, whole genome shotgun sequence DNA:
- the LOC140875291 gene encoding uncharacterized protein, translating into MVFGLGDKQMYKCWATKLSLMSSKPHRIPPFAGTGAVAKKSRHMTVSAADSEHNPMREAFSEYTSYLNNLNDKRERVVKASRDITMNSKKVIFQVHRISKHNKDAVIEQAEKDLSMVLNQHISRLVKELQGTDFWKLRHAYSPGVQEYVEAATFCNFCKTGVLLDLNAINASLISLSDPTVEPLKINVLDYFLGVADLTGELMRLAIGRISDGELDFAIKICMFVREIYRELMLIAPKMDNSSDMKTKMDTMLQSVMKIENACFSVHVRGSEYIPLRDPEDTTFSLLGVPNTE; encoded by the exons ATGGTGTTTGGCTTGGGGGATAAACAGATGTACAAGTGTTGGGCTACCAAGCTGTCTCTCATGTCCTCGAAGCCTCACCGGATTCCTCCCt TTGCAGGGACTGGAGCTGTAGCCAAGAAATCGAGACATATGACTGTCAGCGCCGCCGATTCTGAACATAATCCAATGAGAGAAGCCTTTTCTGAATACACTAGCTACCTCAACAACCTT AATGATAAGCGAGAAAGAGTGGTGAAGGCTAGTCGTGATATTACAATGAATAGCAAAAAGGTCATTTTTCAGGTGCACAg GATTAGTAAACACAACAAAGATGCAGTAATAGAACAGGCAGAAAAGGATTTATCTATGGTTCTAAATCAACATATATCTCGTCTAGTAAAAGAGCTCCAGGGAACAGATTTTTGGAAGCTTAGACATGCTTATTCTCCTGGG GTTCAAGAATATGTTGAAGCTGCAACATTCTGTAATTTTTGCAAGACTGGTGTTCTTTTAGATCTGAATGCAATCAATGCCTCCTTAATTTCACTAAGTGATCCGACAGTCGAGCCTCTAAAGATTAATGTACTTGATTATTTCCTAGGG GTCGCAGACTTGACTGGGGAGTTGATGAGGCTGGCGATAGGTCGAATATCAGATGGTGAACTTGATTTTGCTATAAAAATATGTATGTTTGTTCGTGAAATCTATAGGGAGCTCATGCTTATTGCCCCTAAAATGGACAACTCATCAGACATGAAAACAAAGATGGACACAATGCTTCAAAGTGTGATGAAAATTGAAAATG CTTGCTTTAGTGTTCATGTGAGAGGATCGGAGTATATTCCGCTCCGTGACCCTGAAGATACTACCTTTTCTTTGTTGGGGGTGCCTAATACAGAGTGA